From Psychrobacillus sp. FSL K6-2836, a single genomic window includes:
- the pruA gene encoding L-glutamate gamma-semialdehyde dehydrogenase encodes MIPYKHEAFTDFSKEENKKAIQEGYKVVDAYLGNDFPLIVGGERITTEAKIKSYNPAKKEELVGAVSKATKEIASKAMDIADETFKTWKKVKPEIRADVLFKAAAIIRRRKFEFTALLSREAGKTWVEADVEVAEGIDFLEYYGREMLRIKNGAPVESRPGEYNQYNYIPLGVAVVISPWNFPFAIMAGTTVAAMVAGNTVLLKPASTTPVVSYKFVEVLEEAGMLPGVVNFIPGSGAEIGDFMVEHPRTRLISFTGSRDVGLGIVEKSSKLAPGQIWIKRSILEMGGKDTIVVDKEADLELAAQSIVKSAFGFSGQKCSACSRAVIVEDVYDTVLNRVEELTNALTVGIPDNDEHFVGPVIDGASFKKIMSYIEIGKEEGRLVTGGTGDDSKGFFIQPTVIADLSPTARIMQEEIFGPVVGITKAKDFDEALDIANNTEYGLTGAVITNNRLNQEKAREEFHVGNLYFNRGCTGAIVGYQPFGGFNMSGTDSKAGGPDYVQLHMQAKTTSEML; translated from the coding sequence TTGATACCTTACAAACATGAAGCGTTCACAGATTTTTCGAAAGAAGAAAATAAAAAAGCAATTCAAGAAGGCTACAAAGTAGTTGATGCATACCTAGGAAATGATTTTCCGTTAATCGTTGGTGGGGAACGTATTACTACAGAAGCTAAAATAAAGTCTTATAATCCAGCAAAAAAAGAAGAACTAGTTGGTGCTGTTTCAAAAGCAACAAAAGAAATTGCTTCTAAAGCTATGGATATTGCAGATGAAACATTCAAAACTTGGAAAAAAGTAAAGCCTGAAATTCGTGCAGACGTTCTTTTCAAAGCAGCAGCAATCATTCGTCGTCGTAAATTCGAATTCACTGCTCTATTATCAAGAGAAGCAGGAAAAACATGGGTTGAGGCCGATGTAGAAGTTGCAGAAGGAATCGACTTCTTAGAATACTATGGTCGAGAAATGCTACGTATAAAAAATGGTGCGCCAGTTGAAAGTCGCCCAGGTGAATATAACCAATATAATTATATTCCACTAGGTGTTGCTGTTGTTATTTCACCTTGGAACTTCCCGTTTGCAATTATGGCAGGTACTACTGTTGCTGCAATGGTAGCTGGTAACACTGTACTATTAAAACCAGCTTCTACAACACCAGTAGTTTCTTATAAATTTGTAGAAGTATTAGAAGAAGCAGGGATGCTTCCAGGAGTAGTAAACTTCATACCAGGTTCTGGTGCTGAGATTGGTGACTTCATGGTAGAACACCCACGTACGCGTCTAATCAGCTTCACTGGTTCTCGTGATGTTGGTCTAGGAATCGTAGAGAAATCCTCTAAATTAGCTCCAGGGCAAATTTGGATTAAACGTTCAATCCTTGAAATGGGTGGTAAAGATACAATCGTTGTTGATAAAGAAGCTGATTTAGAATTAGCGGCTCAATCTATCGTTAAATCTGCATTTGGTTTCAGTGGACAAAAATGTTCTGCATGTTCACGTGCAGTAATCGTAGAAGACGTATATGACACAGTATTAAACCGTGTAGAAGAATTAACGAACGCTTTAACAGTTGGAATTCCTGATAACGACGAGCATTTCGTTGGTCCAGTTATCGATGGTGCATCATTCAAAAAAATTATGAGCTATATCGAGATTGGTAAAGAAGAAGGCCGTCTGGTTACTGGTGGTACTGGTGATGATTCTAAAGGATTCTTCATCCAACCAACTGTAATTGCTGACCTATCTCCAACTGCTCGTATTATGCAAGAAGAAATCTTTGGTCCAGTTGTTGGTATTACTAAAGCAAAAGATTTTGATGAAGCGTTAGATATTGCTAACAATACTGAATATGGTTTGACAGGTGCTGTTATTACTAACAATCGTCTAAACCAAGAAAAAGCACGTGAAGAGTTCCACGTTGGTAACTTATACTTCAACCGTGGATGTACTGGTGCAATTGTTGGATACCAACCATTCGGTGGATTCAATATGTCTGGAACAGATTCAAAAGCTGGTGGACCAGATTACGTCCAACTTCACATGCAAGCAAAAACAACTTCTGAAATGCTTTAA
- a CDS encoding ornithine--oxo-acid transaminase, which translates to MTISSQVIEQTNKFGANNYNPLPIVVSEAEGVWVKDPEGNKYMDMLSAYSAVNQGHRHPKIIQALKDQADRVTLTSRAFHNDQLGPWYEKVSELTGKEMVLPMNTGAEAVETAFKAARRWAYDVKGVEADQAEVIACNGNFHGRTMGAVSLSSDPEYKRGFGPLLPGIKLIPYGDLEALKAAITPNTAAFLIEPIQGEAGIIIPPAGFMKAALELCRENNVLFIADEIQAGLCRTGKMFACEWEEVDPDMYILGKALGGGVFPISCIVANKDILSVFNPGSHGSTFGGNPMACAVSLAALDVLVDEKLADRSLELGNYFMDALKEIKHPSIKDVRGRGLFIGMELTEEARPFCEELKELGLLCKETHDTVIRFAPPLIISKEELDWAIEKIQKVFNK; encoded by the coding sequence ATGACAATTTCATCACAAGTGATTGAGCAAACGAACAAATTTGGTGCAAACAACTATAACCCACTTCCAATCGTAGTATCTGAAGCTGAAGGAGTTTGGGTAAAAGATCCTGAAGGTAACAAATACATGGATATGCTGTCGGCTTATTCTGCAGTAAACCAAGGGCATCGCCATCCGAAAATTATTCAAGCATTAAAAGACCAAGCTGATCGTGTAACTTTAACTTCTCGTGCCTTCCATAATGACCAATTAGGTCCTTGGTATGAAAAAGTTAGTGAGTTAACAGGAAAAGAAATGGTATTACCAATGAATACTGGTGCTGAAGCTGTTGAAACTGCATTTAAAGCAGCTCGCAGATGGGCTTATGATGTTAAAGGGGTAGAAGCAGATCAAGCAGAAGTAATTGCTTGTAATGGAAACTTCCACGGTCGTACTATGGGAGCAGTTTCACTTTCATCTGATCCTGAATACAAACGTGGATTCGGACCATTGCTTCCTGGTATTAAACTTATTCCATATGGTGATTTAGAAGCGTTGAAAGCTGCAATTACACCTAATACCGCTGCATTTTTAATAGAACCAATTCAAGGAGAAGCAGGAATTATTATTCCTCCAGCTGGTTTCATGAAAGCAGCTCTTGAATTATGTCGTGAAAATAATGTGTTATTTATCGCTGATGAAATCCAAGCTGGTTTATGCCGTACTGGTAAAATGTTCGCATGTGAATGGGAAGAAGTAGACCCAGACATGTACATTCTAGGAAAAGCATTAGGTGGAGGAGTATTCCCAATCTCATGTATCGTTGCAAATAAAGATATTCTAAGTGTATTTAACCCAGGTTCTCATGGTTCTACATTTGGTGGTAACCCAATGGCATGTGCGGTTTCTTTAGCTGCATTAGACGTTTTAGTGGATGAAAAATTAGCTGATCGCTCTCTAGAATTGGGTAATTATTTCATGGATGCACTAAAAGAAATTAAACATCCTTCTATTAAAGACGTTCGTGGTCGTGGATTATTTATAGGAATGGAATTAACAGAAGAAGCACGTCCATTCTGTGAAGAGTTAAAAGAACTAGGATTATTATGTAAAGAAACGCATGATACGGTAATTCGTTTTGCTCCACCTCTAATCATTTCAAAAGAAGAGTTAGATTGGGCTATCGAAAAAATTCAAAAAGTATTCAATAAATAA
- a CDS encoding Glu/Leu/Phe/Val family dehydrogenase, which translates to MAENLNLFTSTQAVIKEALHKLGYDEAMYDLLKEPLRMLEVRIPVRMDDNTVKVFTGYRSQHNDAVGPTKGGVRFHPGVTPDEMKALSMWMTLKAGIVDLPYGGGKGGVICDPREMSMGEIERLSRGYVRAVGQIVGPTKDIPAPDVFTNAQIMAWMMDEYSRMDQFNSPGFITGKPLVLGGSQGRDRATAQGVTIIINEAAKKRDIDMQGARVVIQGFGNAGSFLAKFLSDQGAKVIAISDAYGALHDPNGLDIDYLLDRRDSFGTVTTLFENTISNQELLELECDILVPAAIENQITAENAHNIKATIVVEAANGPTTTEGTKILYDRGILLVPDVLASAGGVTVSYFEWVQNNQGYYWTEEEVDEKLVKKMVEAFQNIYEVATTRNIDMRLAAYMVGVRKTAEASRFRGWV; encoded by the coding sequence ATGGCTGAAAATTTAAACCTGTTCACATCAACTCAGGCGGTTATTAAAGAGGCTCTGCACAAACTTGGTTATGACGAAGCAATGTATGATTTATTGAAAGAACCACTACGTATGCTAGAAGTTCGAATTCCAGTACGTATGGATGACAACACGGTGAAAGTTTTCACTGGATACCGTTCACAACATAATGATGCTGTTGGACCTACAAAAGGTGGAGTCCGTTTCCATCCAGGAGTAACACCAGATGAAATGAAAGCTCTATCTATGTGGATGACTTTAAAAGCTGGTATTGTTGACCTTCCTTATGGTGGTGGTAAAGGTGGAGTTATTTGTGATCCACGTGAAATGTCAATGGGAGAAATAGAACGCCTAAGCCGTGGATATGTACGTGCTGTTGGACAAATCGTTGGACCGACAAAAGACATTCCTGCTCCAGACGTATTTACAAATGCTCAAATCATGGCATGGATGATGGATGAATACAGTCGTATGGACCAATTCAATTCACCAGGCTTCATCACTGGTAAGCCACTAGTACTCGGTGGTTCACAAGGACGCGACCGCGCAACTGCTCAAGGTGTTACAATTATCATCAATGAAGCAGCAAAAAAACGCGATATTGATATGCAAGGTGCACGCGTTGTTATCCAAGGATTTGGTAATGCAGGAAGCTTTCTAGCTAAGTTTTTAAGTGACCAAGGTGCAAAAGTTATTGCTATTTCCGATGCATACGGGGCTTTACATGATCCAAACGGTTTAGACATTGACTATCTATTAGATCGTCGTGATAGCTTTGGAACGGTAACAACTCTATTTGAAAATACGATTTCTAACCAAGAATTATTAGAATTGGAATGTGATATTTTAGTTCCAGCTGCTATCGAAAACCAAATTACTGCGGAAAACGCTCATAATATTAAAGCGACTATCGTAGTAGAGGCTGCAAATGGACCAACTACAACAGAAGGTACTAAAATTCTTTATGATAGAGGAATTCTATTAGTGCCTGATGTTTTAGCTAGTGCTGGTGGAGTAACTGTTTCATATTTTGAATGGGTTCAAAATAACCAAGGTTACTACTGGACAGAAGAAGAAGTAGATGAAAAACTAGTGAAGAAAATGGTAGAAGCATTCCAAAACATTTACGAAGTTGCAACAACTCGTAATATTGATATGCGTCTAGCTGCTTATATGGTAGGTGTACGTAAAACTGCAGAAGCATCACGTTTCCGTGGTTGGGTATAA
- a CDS encoding iron-containing alcohol dehydrogenase produces MNAFSFYNPVKLIFGKGQISKLGGELSPYGKKVLVVYGGGSIKKNGLYDQVMAELKEVEMVVFELEGVEPNPRLATAKRGAEICKEEGIDVILAVGGGSVIDCTKLIAAAAKYDGDPWDFVTRKAVPQEALPFGAILTLAATGSEMNSGSVITNEETLEKYGWGNPLVYPKFSILDPVNTFTVPLDQTVYGIVDMMSHMFEQYYNNATNTPVQDELIEGTLRSVIEVGPKLINDLTNYEYRETILFAGTLGLNGFLQMGYNGDWASHNLEHAISAVYDIPHGGGLAIVFPRWMRHNVKVNPQRFAKLATNVFKVNPEGKTVEEVAHEGIDRLEEFWNSLNAPSKLADYNIDDSKIDLMVEKAMVYGDYGNFHKLNAEDTKSILTACL; encoded by the coding sequence ATGAACGCTTTTTCATTTTATAACCCTGTGAAATTGATATTTGGTAAAGGTCAAATAAGTAAATTAGGAGGAGAGTTATCTCCTTATGGGAAGAAAGTTCTTGTCGTTTACGGTGGAGGTAGTATAAAGAAAAATGGATTATACGACCAAGTAATGGCCGAATTAAAAGAAGTTGAAATGGTAGTATTTGAATTAGAGGGTGTAGAACCAAATCCTAGATTGGCAACTGCAAAACGGGGTGCAGAAATCTGTAAAGAAGAAGGGATAGACGTAATACTCGCAGTAGGTGGAGGTTCAGTGATAGATTGTACTAAACTTATCGCAGCTGCGGCTAAGTACGACGGAGATCCTTGGGATTTTGTCACGCGCAAAGCGGTTCCGCAAGAAGCATTGCCTTTTGGAGCTATATTAACGCTGGCAGCAACCGGTTCAGAGATGAATTCTGGGTCTGTTATTACTAATGAAGAAACACTAGAAAAATATGGCTGGGGAAATCCTTTAGTTTATCCGAAATTCTCCATTTTAGATCCGGTAAACACTTTCACAGTTCCTCTTGATCAAACGGTTTACGGAATAGTTGATATGATGTCTCATATGTTTGAGCAATACTATAACAATGCAACAAATACACCTGTTCAGGACGAATTGATAGAAGGGACTTTACGTTCAGTTATAGAAGTAGGACCAAAACTCATCAATGACCTAACCAACTATGAATATCGAGAAACTATATTATTTGCGGGCACCCTTGGTTTAAATGGCTTCCTACAAATGGGTTATAACGGCGACTGGGCAAGTCATAATTTAGAGCATGCAATTTCAGCTGTATATGATATTCCACACGGCGGGGGATTGGCTATCGTTTTCCCTAGATGGATGCGTCATAACGTAAAAGTAAATCCACAGCGTTTTGCGAAGCTTGCAACAAATGTTTTTAAAGTGAATCCAGAAGGTAAAACTGTTGAAGAGGTAGCTCATGAAGGAATAGATCGCTTAGAGGAGTTTTGGAATTCTTTAAACGCACCATCCAAATTAGCTGACTATAATATAGATGACAGCAAAATAGACCTTATGGTAGAAAAGGCAATGGTCTACGGAGACTATGGTAACTTCCATAAGTTAAATGCTGAAGACACTAAATCTATTTTGACTGCTTGTCTATAG
- a CDS encoding cation diffusion facilitator family transporter, whose translation MGELFKLLKDGNKPSLLAAIVNTIIALLKGGAFFFTGNVAMFAEMMHSIGDAANQFFVYIGSSLSKKAPTPRFPNGFGRLVNLVCLGAVIIVGILSYETIIEGWHHIQHPSESTGVAITLSVLAIAIVLEFVVLYKAGKEILHEVGIKGTLLSPLTTSFANLSRAKPATKLVFMEDLVATSGGILAFVAVLISHFTGFLQAEGIASIMIGIMMFYVVGKVFLDNARGALGETDEQMLVHIAHIVSENEHVKDIQKLEVIKEGEYLHVEIIVEIDPQYTFAEVDDISDNIKELILTQQGVTDITISFDEDDGIRTWTQHKDPHTVLKTRA comes from the coding sequence ATGGGAGAATTATTCAAGTTATTAAAAGACGGCAACAAACCCTCTTTATTAGCAGCAATTGTAAATACAATTATAGCCTTGTTAAAAGGTGGAGCGTTTTTCTTTACTGGAAATGTAGCAATGTTCGCAGAAATGATGCACTCCATAGGTGATGCAGCAAACCAATTCTTCGTTTACATCGGTTCTTCATTGTCTAAGAAAGCACCAACACCAAGATTTCCAAATGGTTTTGGGCGCTTAGTAAACCTCGTTTGCTTAGGCGCTGTAATTATCGTCGGTATTTTATCTTACGAGACTATTATAGAAGGATGGCACCATATACAACATCCAAGCGAATCTACAGGTGTAGCAATCACACTTAGCGTACTTGCAATTGCCATTGTGTTAGAATTTGTAGTTCTGTACAAAGCAGGGAAAGAAATTTTGCATGAAGTTGGTATTAAAGGTACCCTTCTATCCCCATTAACAACAAGTTTTGCTAACTTAAGTAGAGCAAAACCTGCAACAAAACTTGTTTTTATGGAAGATTTGGTAGCAACATCTGGAGGTATCTTAGCTTTCGTAGCTGTTCTAATTTCTCACTTCACTGGTTTTTTACAAGCAGAGGGTATCGCTTCTATTATGATTGGTATAATGATGTTCTATGTAGTTGGAAAAGTATTCCTAGATAACGCTAGAGGCGCATTAGGGGAAACGGATGAACAAATGCTTGTTCATATTGCTCATATTGTATCTGAAAATGAGCATGTAAAAGATATTCAAAAGCTTGAGGTAATAAAGGAAGGTGAATATCTGCATGTAGAAATAATTGTAGAAATTGATCCTCAGTATACCTTCGCCGAAGTAGATGATATCAGCGATAATATAAAAGAACTAATTTTAACTCAACAAGGAGTAACAGATATTACAATCTCATTTGATGAGGATGATGGAATCAGAACATGGACTCAACATAAGGATCCCCATACTGTGTTAAAAACACGTGCTTGA
- a CDS encoding MgtC/SapB family protein, giving the protein MEWLNYLNDYTEIIFKLIFAALLSLIIGIERELKKKPIGLKTSIVIATFSCLLTYISIEAAYKASPNDAINITMDPLRLAAQIVSGIGFLGAGVILRKGNDSITGLTTAAMIWGAGGIGIAVGAGFYVESALSVIIVIVGIELIPPLLTKIGPKRLRSKELSLTVLVGNPESIPKVYDFLQGSGVYIESIRIKDITLDNNTVKHEMDMRLSIITKKNTAEFYATIKKQSFIESVEVESI; this is encoded by the coding sequence ATGGAATGGCTAAACTACCTTAATGATTATACTGAAATCATATTTAAATTAATTTTTGCTGCATTATTAAGTTTAATAATAGGTATAGAAAGGGAACTAAAGAAGAAACCGATTGGATTAAAGACAAGTATAGTAATTGCTACATTTAGCTGTCTACTAACATACATATCCATTGAAGCTGCTTATAAAGCTTCTCCAAATGACGCTATAAATATTACGATGGATCCTTTGCGTTTAGCAGCACAAATAGTTAGTGGAATAGGTTTTCTCGGAGCTGGAGTTATATTACGTAAAGGAAATGATAGTATAACCGGCTTAACGACTGCTGCTATGATTTGGGGAGCTGGAGGAATAGGTATAGCCGTTGGTGCAGGGTTTTATGTTGAATCAGCACTTAGTGTAATTATTGTAATAGTAGGAATTGAATTGATCCCTCCACTTCTCACTAAAATAGGACCAAAACGATTGAGATCGAAGGAATTATCCCTTACAGTTTTGGTAGGAAATCCAGAAAGTATACCTAAAGTATATGACTTTTTACAAGGAAGCGGTGTTTATATAGAAAGTATCCGCATTAAAGACATCACTTTAGACAATAATACGGTTAAACACGAAATGGATATGAGATTATCCATAATTACTAAAAAAAATACTGCTGAATTCTACGCTACGATAAAAAAACAAAGTTTTATTGAATCGGTAGAGGTAGAATCTATTTAA